A genomic window from Longimicrobium sp. includes:
- a CDS encoding cupin domain-containing protein produces MSSINRPLAGPVLAFDLAEQIASMRAEDPYSRSGRVGRTLAKSGRFRLTLTVMKSGNEIGTHHADSPMTLQVIEGGLRFRTDGQEYTLGAGQVLFFGPGEAHDIRADQDSALLITVSAIGDDYRPGETASA; encoded by the coding sequence ATGTCGTCCATCAACCGCCCCCTCGCGGGACCCGTGCTGGCCTTCGACCTTGCCGAGCAGATCGCCTCGATGCGCGCCGAGGATCCATACAGCCGCAGCGGCCGGGTGGGGCGCACGCTGGCCAAGAGCGGCCGCTTTCGCCTTACGCTCACCGTGATGAAGTCAGGCAACGAGATCGGCACGCACCACGCCGACAGCCCCATGACGCTGCAGGTGATCGAGGGTGGGCTGCGGTTTCGCACCGACGGGCAGGAGTACACGCTGGGCGCGGGGCAGGTGCTGTTCTTTGGCCCCGGCGAGGCGCACGACATCCGTGCGGACCAGGACAGCGCCCTGCTGATCACCGTCTCCGCAATCGGCGACGACTACCGCCCGGGCGAAACCGCCAGCGCCTGA
- a CDS encoding thymidine phosphorylase, with protein MSGSAPSTVELIERKKRGGELTPDEMRGFLSGYLAGEVPDYQVAAWLMAVVWRGMTEAETLEFTRAMVDSGETLDWPGLDRPTVDKHSTGGVGDKTSIVLVPLMAAAGAAFVKMSGRGLGHTGGTLDKLEAIPGFRCELPLDEMRAQVRRIGCALVGQSGELVPADKKLYALRDVTGTVDSMPLIAGSIMSKKLAGGARSIVLDVKWGSGAFMQTLDDARELARTLVAIGNGAGRRTRAVLSPMRQPLGRTVGNALEIREAIDTLHGRGPADLWRLTLELGAHLLEMSGLAKSADEGRSALTWLRDSGAGARTLQTLIEAQGGDQRVVDQPDLLPSAPVIHPYTTDLPGWVAQADARTIGDAALALGAGRKTKADPVDPAVGIVVRARIGDRVEAGQPLADVHARSESAAREAIERLRSAFVLSVRPAEPVPDAYETVG; from the coding sequence ATGAGCGGCTCTGCTCCCTCCACCGTCGAGCTGATCGAGCGGAAGAAGCGCGGCGGCGAGTTGACGCCGGACGAGATGCGGGGGTTCCTGTCCGGCTACCTGGCGGGCGAGGTGCCCGACTACCAGGTAGCCGCCTGGCTGATGGCGGTGGTGTGGCGCGGGATGACCGAGGCAGAAACGCTGGAGTTCACCCGCGCCATGGTGGACAGTGGCGAAACGCTGGACTGGCCCGGGCTGGACCGCCCCACGGTAGACAAGCACAGCACCGGCGGCGTGGGCGACAAGACGTCCATCGTCCTCGTTCCCCTGATGGCCGCCGCCGGGGCCGCCTTCGTGAAGATGTCGGGGCGGGGGCTGGGGCATACGGGCGGCACCCTCGACAAGTTGGAGGCCATCCCCGGCTTTCGCTGCGAGCTGCCGCTGGACGAAATGCGCGCCCAGGTGCGGCGCATCGGCTGCGCGCTGGTGGGCCAGAGCGGCGAGCTGGTACCGGCCGACAAGAAGCTGTACGCGTTGCGCGACGTGACGGGAACGGTGGACAGCATGCCGCTGATCGCCGGCAGCATCATGTCAAAGAAGCTGGCCGGCGGCGCCCGCAGCATCGTCCTGGACGTGAAGTGGGGCTCCGGCGCCTTCATGCAGACCCTGGACGATGCCCGGGAATTGGCGCGCACGCTGGTGGCCATCGGCAACGGGGCGGGGCGGCGCACCCGGGCCGTGCTGAGCCCCATGCGCCAGCCGCTGGGGCGCACGGTGGGCAACGCGCTGGAAATCCGCGAAGCCATCGACACCCTGCACGGCCGCGGCCCGGCGGATTTGTGGCGGCTGACGCTGGAGCTGGGCGCGCACCTGCTGGAGATGTCGGGTCTGGCGAAGTCCGCGGACGAGGGGCGCTCCGCGCTCACCTGGCTGCGCGACTCGGGGGCGGGGGCGCGCACGCTGCAGACGCTGATCGAGGCGCAGGGCGGCGATCAGCGGGTGGTGGACCAGCCGGACCTCCTCCCGTCGGCTCCGGTGATCCACCCCTACACCACCGACCTCCCCGGCTGGGTGGCCCAGGCGGACGCGCGTACGATCGGCGACGCCGCGCTGGCCCTGGGCGCGGGGCGAAAGACCAAGGCCGACCCGGTGGACCCCGCGGTGGGCATCGTGGTCCGCGCGCGCATCGGCGACCGCGTGGAGGCGGGGCAGCCGCTGGCCGACGTGCACGCACGCTCCGAGTCGGCGGCGCGCGAAGCCATCGAGCGGCTGCGCTCCGCCTTCGTGCTTTCCGTCCGCCCGGCGGAGCCCGTTCCCGACGCCTACGAAACGGTCGGCTGA
- the cdd gene encoding cytidine deaminase — MTSASEQPTIDPAAARRLLDQAREVRAQAYAPYSNFSVGAALLAEDGRVFTGVNVENASYPLGTCAERTAIGNAVTQGARRFVAIAVVGPEDDAACAPCGGCRQVLNEFGPDMPVIMPGGGPAGVQITSVRALLPGAFDQDRLNATREGR; from the coding sequence GTGACATCGGCATCCGAGCAGCCCACGATCGACCCCGCCGCCGCCCGGCGGCTGCTGGACCAGGCCCGCGAGGTGCGCGCCCAGGCCTACGCCCCCTACAGCAACTTCAGCGTCGGCGCGGCGCTGCTGGCCGAGGACGGGCGCGTGTTCACCGGCGTCAACGTCGAGAACGCGTCCTATCCCCTGGGCACCTGCGCCGAGCGCACGGCCATCGGCAACGCCGTCACGCAGGGCGCGCGGCGCTTCGTGGCCATCGCCGTGGTGGGCCCCGAGGACGACGCGGCCTGTGCGCCCTGTGGCGGATGCCGGCAGGTGCTCAACGAGTTCGGCCCCGACATGCCGGTGATCATGCCGGGCGGCGGGCCCGCGGGGGTGCAGATCACCTCCGTGCGGGCGCTGCTTCCCGGGGCGTTCGACCAGGATCGGCTGAACGCCACCCGCGAGGGCCGATGA